A genome region from Macrotis lagotis isolate mMagLag1 chromosome 4, bilby.v1.9.chrom.fasta, whole genome shotgun sequence includes the following:
- the TGFB3 gene encoding transforming growth factor beta-3 proprotein: protein MGQQNQTVKGTEGLVKKNLNFSDRVRNLECWEESGEPWINDTCRWYGGVLNILSFFLCFFLLDELSVCPKGITSKVFRFNVSSVEKNGTNLFRAEFRVLRVPNLNSKRTEQRIELFQILRPDEHIAKQRYISGKNLPTRGTAEWLSFDVTDTVREWLLHRESNLGLEISIHCPCHTFQPNGDILESIHEVMEIKFKGVDSEEDYGRGDLGRLKKQKDHHNPHLILMMIPPHRLDSPGQGGQRKKRALDTNYCFRNLEENCCVRPLYIDFRQDLGWKWVHEPKGYYANFCSGPCPYLRSADTTHSTVLGLYNTLNPEASASPCCVPQDLEPLTILYYVGRNPKVEQLSNMVVKSCKCS from the exons TGGAGAACCATGGATCAATGACACATGCAGATGGTATGGAGGGGTTCTTaatatcctttctttcttcctttgttttttcctcctaGATGAGCTGAGTGTGTGTCCCAAAGGAATTACCTCCAAGGTTTTCCGTTTCAATGTATCCTCAGTGGAGAAGAATGGAACCAACTTATTCCGAGCTGAATTCCGAGTTTTGAGGGTGCCCAATCTCAACTCCAAACGAACAGAACAGAGAATTGAGCTCTTTCAG ATCCTGCGACCTGATGAGCACATTGCCAAACAGCGCTACATAAGTGGCAAGAACCTGCCCACTCGAGGTACGGCAGAGTGGTTGTCCTTTGATGTCACTGACACAGTTCGGGAATGGCTTCTGCACAGAG AGTCCAACCTGGGGTTAGAAATCAGCATTCATTGTCCATGTCATACCTTCCAACCTAATGGAGACATTTTGGAGAGCATTCATGAGGTGATGGAGATCAAATTCAAAG GTGTTGACAGTGAGGAAGATTATGGACGTGGAGATCTTGGGCGactaaagaaacaaaaggatCACCACAATCCTCATTTGATTTTGATGATGATTCCTCCACATCGCCTTGACAGTCCTGGCCAGGGAggccaaaggaagaaaagggctCTTGATACTAACTACTGCTTTCG GAATTTGGAGGAGAACTGCTGTGTCCGTCCTCTCTACATTGACTTCCGACAAGATCTGGGCTGGAAGTGGGTCCATGAACCTAAAGGGTACTATGCCAACTTCTGCTCTGGTCCTTGCCCATACCTCCGAAGCGCTGATACCACTCATAGCACG GTGCTGGGGCTGTATAATACGCTGAACCCTGAAGCATCTGCTTCACCTTGTTGTGTACCCCAAGACCTGGAGCCTCTGACCATCCTGTATTATGTTGGGAGGAACCCCAAAGTGGAGCAGCTATCCAACATGGTGGTGAAGTCTTGTAAGTGCAGCTGA